One segment of Amycolatopsis alba DSM 44262 DNA contains the following:
- a CDS encoding N-acetylmuramoyl-L-alanine amidase, whose protein sequence is MGLVLAIGLTLFAACGVDSAAPPAGNPSAPGTTTVFTTLPQPSSSPSAPPPSSSALQPPPPTQQPKTGKVVVLDPGHNGGNAAKPGEINRQVPAGRGKTKPCNTTGTATNSGYSEHAFTWDVTQRISQALTAKGIKVVLTRQNDTGVGPCVNERAAIGNDAEADAVVSIHADGSNSAGAHGFHVAYSAPPLNAQQGEPSMKLATALRDGIRAGGFPTSTYLGSNGLAPRADLSGLNLSTRPAALVECGNMRNADEAAAMSSEEGRQQYAAVIAKAIENYLAG, encoded by the coding sequence ATGGGTCTTGTGCTGGCGATCGGATTGACGCTGTTCGCGGCGTGCGGCGTGGACAGCGCCGCACCACCGGCGGGAAATCCTTCCGCTCCGGGGACCACCACGGTCTTCACCACCCTTCCGCAGCCGAGTTCCTCGCCGAGCGCGCCGCCGCCGTCGTCGAGCGCGCTCCAGCCGCCTCCGCCCACCCAGCAGCCGAAGACGGGCAAGGTCGTCGTGCTGGATCCCGGCCACAACGGCGGCAACGCGGCCAAACCCGGTGAGATCAACAGGCAGGTCCCGGCGGGGCGCGGCAAGACGAAACCGTGCAACACCACCGGAACCGCCACGAATTCCGGTTATTCCGAGCACGCGTTCACCTGGGATGTCACGCAGCGGATCTCACAAGCCTTGACCGCCAAGGGAATCAAGGTCGTCTTGACCCGGCAGAACGACACCGGCGTCGGGCCGTGCGTCAACGAACGCGCCGCGATCGGGAACGACGCCGAGGCGGACGCGGTGGTGTCGATCCACGCGGACGGCTCGAATTCCGCCGGAGCGCACGGTTTCCACGTCGCCTACTCGGCCCCGCCGCTGAACGCCCAGCAGGGCGAGCCGTCGATGAAACTCGCGACGGCGTTGCGGGACGGGATCCGCGCGGGCGGCTTCCCGACGTCGACGTACCTCGGTTCGAACGGGCTCGCGCCGCGCGCCGACCTCAGCGGGCTCAACCTCTCGACCCGTCCCGCCGCGCTCGTCGAATGCGGGAACATGCGCAACGCCGACGAGGCCGCGGCGATGTCGAGCGAAGAAGGCCGTCAGCAGTACGCCGCCGTCATCGCGAAGGCCATCGAGAACTACTTGGCGGGCTGA
- a CDS encoding spermidine synthase: MRPVPTPGTYPVRFGTAELLHDADRPNGWMISVDGVAQSHVNLDDPTDLEFDYVRRIADVVDCLGEGPLDALHVGGAACTLPRYIAATRPRSRQLVFDADGELVALVREQLGLKGLKVRVGDGREGVSARYDASADLVIVDAFERGVLAGGLATVEFTNEIARVLRPAGTYVANVSDGPNLPFLRRFLATLATSFPHLALLAEPGVLRGRRFGNIVVAASRIELPVKDLTRRAASSAYPARCVAGNDLRDLQGKAKPVTDAEALPSPTPPKDVFGIF; this comes from the coding sequence GTGAGACCGGTACCGACCCCCGGCACGTATCCGGTGCGCTTCGGCACCGCGGAGCTGCTCCATGACGCCGACCGCCCCAACGGCTGGATGATCTCGGTCGACGGCGTCGCCCAGTCGCACGTCAACCTCGACGATCCCACCGACCTCGAGTTCGACTACGTCCGCCGTATCGCCGACGTCGTCGACTGCCTCGGCGAAGGACCACTCGACGCGCTGCACGTCGGCGGAGCGGCCTGCACGCTTCCCCGCTACATCGCCGCCACGCGGCCTCGCTCACGACAGCTGGTGTTCGACGCCGACGGCGAACTCGTCGCGCTCGTACGCGAGCAGCTGGGACTGAAGGGGCTGAAGGTCCGTGTCGGCGACGGCCGCGAAGGCGTCTCCGCGAGGTACGACGCTTCGGCCGACCTGGTCATCGTGGACGCCTTCGAACGCGGAGTCCTGGCTGGCGGGCTCGCGACCGTGGAGTTCACGAACGAGATCGCGCGGGTCCTCCGCCCGGCCGGAACCTACGTCGCCAACGTCTCGGACGGCCCGAACCTGCCGTTCCTTCGCCGGTTCCTGGCGACACTGGCGACGTCTTTCCCCCACCTGGCCCTGCTCGCGGAACCGGGCGTCCTCCGGGGCCGCCGCTTCGGCAACATCGTGGTCGCCGCCTCGCGTATCGAACTCCCGGTCAAGGACCTGACCCGCCGTGCCGCGTCATCCGCCTACCCTGCCCGCTGCGTCGCCGGAAACGACCTACGCGACCTGCAAGGCAAGGCGAAACCCGTCACGGACGCCGAAGCCCTGCCGTCGCCGACCCCACCAAAAGACGTCTTCGGGATCTTCTAA
- a CDS encoding response regulator transcription factor, whose translation MTSVSVPSSGSAKAGLRRADGSPVRVLVVDDEATLSELVSMALRMEGWDIRTAGDGAEAVRVAREFRPDAVVLDVMLPDMSGLDVLRRLRSEVPNLPVLFLTAKDAVEDRIAGLTAGGDDYVTKPFSLEEVALRLRALLRRAGGVAGPSGSTLVVGDLTLDEDSREVHRGGDLVPLTATEFELLRYLMRNPKRVLSKAQILDRVWSYDFGGQANIVELYISYLRKKIDADREPMIHTMRGAGYVLKPAG comes from the coding sequence ATGACCAGTGTGAGCGTCCCTTCGTCCGGTTCCGCGAAGGCCGGCCTGCGCCGCGCCGACGGCAGCCCCGTGCGGGTGCTGGTCGTCGACGACGAGGCGACCTTGTCCGAGCTCGTGTCGATGGCCCTGCGCATGGAGGGCTGGGACATCCGCACCGCGGGCGACGGCGCCGAGGCCGTCCGCGTCGCCAGGGAATTCCGGCCGGACGCGGTGGTCCTCGACGTCATGCTGCCGGATATGAGCGGCCTGGACGTCCTGCGCCGCCTGCGTTCCGAGGTGCCCAACCTGCCGGTGCTGTTCCTGACCGCGAAGGACGCGGTGGAGGACCGGATCGCCGGGCTCACCGCGGGCGGCGACGACTACGTCACCAAGCCGTTCAGTCTGGAGGAGGTCGCGTTGCGGTTGCGCGCGCTGCTCCGGCGCGCGGGCGGGGTCGCCGGGCCGAGCGGTTCGACGCTGGTCGTCGGCGACCTGACCCTGGACGAGGACAGCCGCGAGGTGCACCGCGGCGGCGATCTGGTGCCGCTGACCGCGACCGAGTTCGAACTGCTGCGCTACCTCATGCGCAACCCGAAGCGAGTGCTGTCGAAGGCGCAGATCCTGGACCGGGTGTGGAGCTACGACTTCGGCGGCCAGGCCAACATCGTCGAGCTGTACATTTCCTACCTCCGCAAGAAGATCGACGCCGACAGGGAGCCGATGATCCACACGATGCGCGGCGCCGGGTATGTCCTCAAGCCCGCGGGTTAG
- a CDS encoding sensor histidine kinase — MRDISGSLARQACAVAAVCLVADAGLFLISGPPLSLGWQAWVVLIGGILANTALAGPSRYSGWVSAAHGALLIAAPLLLYPFDHYLQATHAGVLIAGYRAGAWLSTKPALAALAVMIAGLFACILIPADRGDRDWRLVLINVGVTGLLPWMVGRYTTARRAYIADLQRAEEQRQQHEAEAVRRAVAEERTTIARDLHDVISHHVSAIGVHAGAARLGLPEGESPVRRSLSAVESSSRSAMADLRRLLDLLHGKENDDAQRQPGLDNLDELLDNLRTAGLPVRLTSNGGPRELPGSVDIALYRIAQEALTNALRHGSGGTVRIDLTYRQTEIVLSITNEIGRPARRPSAESTKRGLAGIRQRVALFGGQAECGPLDDGWHWRVRVGFPLEAE; from the coding sequence GTGCGGGACATCAGTGGGTCGCTGGCGAGACAGGCGTGCGCGGTCGCGGCCGTCTGCCTGGTCGCCGACGCCGGGCTGTTCCTCATCTCCGGGCCGCCGCTCTCGCTGGGCTGGCAGGCGTGGGTGGTGCTGATCGGCGGGATCCTCGCCAACACCGCGCTCGCCGGGCCTTCGCGCTATTCCGGCTGGGTCTCGGCCGCGCACGGCGCGCTGCTCATCGCCGCGCCGCTCCTGCTGTACCCGTTCGACCACTACCTGCAGGCCACCCACGCGGGCGTGCTGATCGCGGGATATCGCGCGGGCGCCTGGCTTTCGACCAAACCGGCGCTGGCGGCGCTGGCCGTGATGATCGCCGGGCTCTTCGCCTGCATCCTCATCCCGGCCGATCGGGGTGACCGGGACTGGCGGCTGGTGCTCATCAACGTCGGCGTGACCGGACTGCTGCCGTGGATGGTCGGCCGCTACACGACCGCCCGGCGCGCGTACATCGCCGACCTCCAGCGCGCGGAGGAACAGCGACAGCAGCACGAAGCCGAAGCGGTGCGCCGCGCGGTCGCCGAAGAGCGCACGACGATCGCCCGCGACCTGCACGACGTGATCTCCCACCACGTCAGCGCGATCGGCGTGCACGCCGGGGCCGCCCGGCTCGGGCTGCCCGAAGGTGAATCCCCCGTGCGGCGTTCGCTCTCGGCCGTCGAATCGTCGAGCCGGTCCGCGATGGCCGATCTGCGGCGCCTGCTGGATCTGTTGCACGGCAAGGAGAACGACGACGCGCAACGACAGCCGGGGCTGGACAACCTCGACGAACTGCTCGACAACCTCCGCACCGCCGGCCTGCCCGTGCGGCTGACCAGCAACGGCGGGCCGCGGGAACTCCCCGGCTCGGTGGACATCGCGCTGTACCGCATCGCGCAGGAAGCGCTGACGAACGCACTCCGGCACGGCTCCGGCGGAACGGTCCGGATCGACCTCACCTACCGGCAGACGGAAATCGTCCTCTCGATCACGAACGAGATCGGCCGCCCGGCCCGGCGCCCGTCGGCCGAGTCGACGAAACGCGGCCTCGCCGGGATCAGGCAGCGGGTCGCGTTGTTCGGCGGGCAGGCGGAATGCGGGCCGCTCGACGACGGGTGGCACTGGCGGGTTCGAGTCGGATTTCCTTTGGAGGCGGAGTGA
- a CDS encoding ATP-binding protein, whose protein sequence is MYRRLVEAGGNVAYVDIDQLGLIGPPPGGGEASHAIKAANLLRVLEILRHWGAGQLVVSGVVDPENGVERDFEGRDFELTLVRLTCDRDELRSRFLGRGSPESLLPDLFAIADAYDRMGFGEAMDTTGQSPEETVEALFSRCVAAGGPVRPPDPVAPLPGPVTVVTGPTAVGKSTAAWSVLRELWQEETPVAYVDLAQLGFVCPGPDPAVQAANLAAVWSGYREAGARQLLVVAREFLPEHRQVFKEVAVVHLDADDPTLTERVRRRAEGGSALLAGDELRGAPPGVRDRVAARAITEAARMRASGGDRVVLDTSGQEPAETAAALLDAVRQ, encoded by the coding sequence TTGTACCGCCGTCTCGTCGAAGCGGGCGGCAACGTCGCGTACGTCGACATCGACCAGCTCGGGCTGATCGGCCCGCCACCGGGCGGTGGCGAGGCCTCGCACGCGATCAAGGCGGCGAACCTGCTGCGGGTACTGGAGATCCTGCGCCACTGGGGTGCCGGACAGCTCGTCGTGTCCGGGGTCGTGGACCCCGAAAACGGTGTCGAGCGGGACTTCGAGGGCCGCGACTTCGAGCTCACGCTCGTCCGGCTGACCTGCGATCGCGACGAACTCCGGAGCCGCTTCCTCGGCCGTGGTTCGCCCGAAAGCCTTCTGCCCGATCTCTTCGCGATCGCGGACGCCTACGACCGCATGGGTTTCGGCGAGGCGATGGACACGACAGGGCAGTCTCCAGAGGAGACCGTGGAAGCCTTGTTCTCCCGCTGCGTCGCGGCAGGCGGCCCGGTCCGCCCGCCGGATCCCGTGGCGCCGCTGCCCGGCCCGGTGACCGTGGTGACCGGACCGACGGCGGTCGGCAAGTCGACGGCCGCGTGGAGTGTGCTGCGGGAGCTGTGGCAAGAGGAAACGCCGGTCGCCTACGTCGATCTCGCGCAGCTCGGATTCGTTTGCCCTGGCCCGGATCCCGCCGTGCAGGCGGCGAATCTCGCGGCCGTCTGGAGCGGCTACCGCGAGGCCGGAGCGCGGCAGCTGCTCGTGGTCGCCAGGGAATTCCTTCCTGAGCACAGGCAGGTCTTCAAGGAGGTCGCCGTCGTCCACCTCGACGCGGACGACCCGACGCTCACCGAGCGCGTCCGGCGCCGGGCCGAGGGCGGATCCGCGTTGCTGGCCGGTGACGAACTCCGCGGCGCGCCACCCGGTGTGCGGGACCGGGTGGCCGCCCGCGCGATCACCGAGGCGGCCCGGATGCGTGCCTCCGGCGGCGACCGCGTCGTCCTCGACACCTCCGGGCAGGAACCCGCCGAGACGGCCGCCGCGCTGCTCGACGCCGTGCGTCAGTAA
- a CDS encoding DNA polymerase III subunit gamma and tau, with the protein MALALYRKYRPATFAEVVGQEHVTDPLRIALAAGRINHAYLFSGPRGCGKTSSARIMARSLNCAKGPTPDPCGECNSCRNLAPEGPGSVDVTELDAASHGGVDDARELRDRAFYAPADSRYRVFIIDEAHMVTTQGFNALLKIVEEPPEHLIFIFATTEPDKVLPTIRSRTHHYPFRLIPPSSMRELLERNVADEGAKVEPAVYPLVIRAGGGSARDTQSVLDQLLAGAGPDGVDYSRAVSLLGVTDVALIDGMVDALAADDASAVFTTVENLAEAGHDPRRFATDLLDRLRDLVMLRSVPDAGERGLVSAPDDELKKMKEQAGKLEPATLSRYADIVHNGLLEMRGATSPRLVLELLTARMLLPSVAEGTDALLARLERLERRAASAPAPAAVQAVPVAQAAQAAPVAQAAPPAPVAPSGEPVREFQRPSQRAAAPAQPPAPAPQAAPAPQPVSRPTAQPVAQPVARPEPVAERPAAPAPAAALAGATDVDGIRGRWPQVQAAIRKVPGGAVTGAMLTQASVVSVDGNAVTLTHNAEPVARRLSEPQHTERIAAAFKAVFEGDWQVRCVHGAAQPRQAAVPKAAAPPPPAAERSFTRRSVEAPSAPAAPPAPKPEPQRPKVTTAEPDIPLPPEPVEEDEDLYNEDASPAPPPPPLPPEEDPEEIARKLLADHLNARPLDERK; encoded by the coding sequence GTGGCATTAGCTCTATACCGAAAGTACCGTCCGGCTACCTTCGCCGAGGTCGTCGGGCAGGAGCATGTGACCGATCCGCTGCGCATCGCGCTGGCCGCCGGTCGCATCAACCACGCCTACCTCTTCTCCGGCCCGCGAGGCTGCGGCAAGACGTCGAGCGCGCGCATCATGGCGCGTTCGCTGAACTGCGCGAAGGGCCCGACGCCGGATCCGTGCGGCGAGTGCAACTCGTGCCGGAACCTCGCGCCCGAAGGCCCCGGCAGTGTCGACGTCACCGAACTCGACGCCGCCAGCCACGGTGGTGTCGACGACGCCCGCGAACTGCGGGACAGGGCCTTCTACGCCCCGGCGGACTCGCGCTACCGCGTCTTCATCATCGACGAGGCGCACATGGTCACCACGCAGGGCTTCAACGCCCTGCTGAAGATCGTGGAAGAGCCGCCGGAGCACCTGATCTTCATCTTCGCGACCACCGAACCGGACAAGGTGCTGCCCACCATCCGGTCGCGGACGCACCACTACCCCTTCCGGCTGATCCCGCCGAGTTCCATGCGCGAACTGCTCGAACGCAACGTCGCGGACGAAGGCGCGAAGGTCGAGCCCGCCGTGTACCCGCTGGTCATCCGCGCGGGCGGTGGTTCGGCGCGGGACACGCAATCGGTGCTGGACCAGCTGCTGGCCGGAGCCGGGCCGGACGGCGTCGACTACTCGCGTGCGGTGTCCCTGCTGGGCGTCACCGACGTCGCGCTCATCGACGGCATGGTCGACGCGCTGGCCGCGGACGACGCGTCCGCGGTGTTCACCACCGTCGAGAACCTCGCCGAGGCCGGGCACGACCCGCGCCGGTTCGCCACCGACCTGCTCGACCGCCTGCGCGACCTCGTGATGCTGCGTTCGGTGCCGGACGCGGGTGAGCGCGGGCTGGTCTCCGCACCGGACGACGAGCTCAAGAAGATGAAGGAGCAGGCGGGCAAACTCGAGCCCGCCACGCTCTCGCGGTACGCCGATATCGTCCACAATGGACTCCTGGAGATGCGGGGCGCCACCTCGCCCCGGTTGGTGCTGGAGCTGCTGACGGCGCGGATGCTGCTGCCTTCGGTCGCCGAGGGCACCGACGCGCTGCTCGCCCGTCTCGAACGGCTGGAGCGCCGCGCCGCTTCGGCTCCGGCGCCCGCCGCCGTTCAAGCCGTCCCGGTCGCTCAAGCCGCCCAAGCCGCGCCGGTCGCTCAGGCCGCGCCGCCTGCCCCCGTCGCTCCCTCGGGTGAGCCCGTCCGGGAGTTCCAGCGGCCGTCGCAACGAGCCGCCGCGCCCGCTCAGCCGCCCGCTCCGGCACCGCAGGCCGCACCGGCTCCCCAGCCCGTCTCGCGACCCACCGCTCAACCCGTCGCCCAGCCGGTGGCGCGGCCCGAGCCGGTCGCCGAGCGCCCTGCCGCGCCCGCGCCTGCCGCGGCTTTGGCGGGCGCGACGGACGTGGACGGCATCCGCGGTCGCTGGCCGCAGGTGCAGGCCGCGATCCGCAAGGTCCCCGGCGGCGCCGTCACCGGGGCGATGCTCACGCAGGCGAGCGTGGTGAGTGTCGATGGCAACGCCGTCACGCTCACACACAACGCGGAACCCGTGGCACGCAGGCTTTCCGAGCCGCAGCACACCGAACGCATCGCGGCCGCGTTCAAGGCGGTCTTCGAAGGGGACTGGCAGGTCCGGTGCGTCCACGGTGCCGCGCAGCCCCGGCAGGCCGCCGTCCCCAAGGCGGCCGCGCCGCCGCCACCCGCGGCTGAGCGGTCCTTCACCCGCCGGTCCGTCGAAGCGCCCAGCGCCCCCGCGGCGCCTCCAGCGCCGAAGCCGGAGCCCCAGCGGCCGAAGGTGACCACAGCCGAGCCGGACATCCCGCTCCCGCCCGAGCCGGTCGAGGAAGACGAGGACCTCTACAACGAGGACGCGAGCCCCGCGCCGCCTCCTCCGCCGCTCCCGCCGGAGGAGGATCCGGAGGAGATCGCGCGGAAGCTGCTCGCCGACCACCTCAACGCCCGCCCGCTGGACGAGCGCAAGTAG
- a CDS encoding serine/threonine dehydratase encodes MSTPTWEDVLKAAEAVHPFVRRTPVLRAEVDGRPLVLKLEHLQRSGSFKLRGAVNALVSGPLPERVLTASGGNHGLGVATAASLLNLPATVYVPESAPQAKTARIEAAGAKLIRHGATYAEAAAKALESASEPGTRYLHAYDDPIVVAGQGTVAAEVVQDAPDVDAFLVAVGGGGLVAGTSLAGLPTFAAEPERCRALGAALEAGEPVDVEIDSVAASALGATRIGSVPFAVLRDRVTSVLVSDAELLAARDRLWEEFRLAVEPAAAVGFAAWLTGRTEGELPCVVLCGANSEWTP; translated from the coding sequence ATGAGTACTCCGACCTGGGAAGATGTCCTGAAAGCCGCCGAAGCCGTCCACCCGTTCGTGCGACGCACGCCGGTGTTGCGCGCGGAGGTCGACGGGCGGCCGCTGGTCCTCAAGCTGGAGCATCTGCAGCGGAGCGGATCGTTCAAACTGCGGGGCGCGGTGAACGCGCTGGTGAGCGGGCCGTTGCCGGAGCGGGTGCTGACGGCGTCCGGCGGGAACCACGGGCTGGGTGTGGCGACGGCGGCTTCGCTGCTGAATCTGCCTGCGACGGTGTACGTGCCGGAGTCGGCTCCGCAGGCGAAGACGGCCAGGATCGAGGCCGCCGGCGCGAAACTCATCCGCCATGGCGCGACGTACGCCGAGGCGGCCGCGAAGGCGCTCGAAAGCGCCTCTGAGCCGGGGACGCGGTACTTGCACGCGTATGACGACCCCATCGTCGTCGCCGGTCAGGGCACCGTCGCGGCGGAAGTGGTCCAGGACGCGCCGGACGTCGACGCGTTCCTGGTCGCGGTCGGCGGTGGCGGGCTGGTCGCGGGGACGTCGCTGGCCGGGTTGCCGACGTTCGCCGCCGAACCGGAGCGGTGCCGTGCGCTCGGCGCGGCGCTGGAGGCGGGGGAACCGGTGGACGTGGAGATCGACTCGGTGGCGGCGTCCGCGCTGGGCGCGACCAGGATCGGGAGCGTCCCGTTCGCCGTGCTCCGCGATCGGGTGACGTCCGTGCTGGTCAGCGACGCGGAACTGCTCGCCGCGCGGGACCGGCTCTGGGAGGAGTTCCGCCTCGCCGTCGAACCGGCCGCCGCGGTCGGTTTCGCCGCGTGGCTGACCGGGCGGACCGAGGGCGAGCTGCCCTGCGTCGTCCTGTGCGGCGCGAACAGCGAGTGGACTCCCTGA
- a CDS encoding YbaB/EbfC family nucleoid-associated protein — protein MVQPGGGFDLSQIMQQAQQMQQKLVEAQEELANTEVTGTSGGGLVTATVSGDSQLKSLSIDPKVVDPDDVETLSDLVVAAVRDASANAQKLTEQKLGPLAGGLGGGMPDLGGFPGLGG, from the coding sequence ATGGTGCAACCCGGTGGCGGCTTCGACCTGTCGCAGATCATGCAGCAGGCCCAGCAGATGCAGCAGAAGCTGGTCGAAGCCCAGGAAGAGCTGGCCAACACGGAGGTGACCGGCACTTCCGGCGGCGGTCTCGTCACCGCGACCGTGTCCGGCGACAGCCAGCTCAAGTCGTTGTCCATCGACCCCAAGGTGGTCGACCCCGACGACGTCGAGACCCTGTCCGACCTGGTCGTCGCGGCCGTGCGGGACGCTTCGGCCAACGCGCAGAAGCTCACCGAACAGAAGCTCGGCCCGCTCGCCGGCGGCCTCGGCGGCGGGATGCCGGACCTCGGCGGCTTCCCAGGGCTCGGCGGCTAG
- the recR gene encoding recombination mediator RecR, which translates to MYEGVVQDLIDELGRLPGVGPKSAQRIAFHLLAADPADIARLQEVLGKVKEGVQFCEVCGNVSEQETCRICRDTRRDLTVICVVEEPKDVLAVERTREFKGRYHVLGGALDPLSGIGPEQLRMRELLARIGGAEISEIIIATDPNTEGEATATYLVRMLRDFPGLTVTRLASGLPMGGDLEFADELTLGRALSGRRAL; encoded by the coding sequence TTGTACGAGGGTGTCGTCCAGGATCTGATCGACGAGCTCGGGCGGTTGCCCGGCGTCGGTCCCAAAAGCGCGCAGCGGATCGCCTTCCACCTGCTGGCGGCCGATCCCGCGGATATCGCGCGTTTGCAGGAAGTGCTCGGCAAGGTCAAGGAAGGCGTGCAGTTCTGCGAGGTCTGCGGCAACGTCTCGGAGCAGGAGACCTGCCGGATCTGCCGCGACACCCGCCGCGATCTCACGGTCATCTGCGTGGTCGAGGAGCCCAAGGACGTGCTCGCCGTCGAGCGGACGCGCGAGTTCAAGGGCCGCTACCACGTACTCGGCGGCGCGCTGGACCCGTTGTCCGGCATCGGCCCGGAGCAGCTGCGCATGCGTGAGCTGCTCGCGCGGATCGGCGGCGCGGAGATCAGCGAGATCATCATCGCGACCGACCCGAACACCGAAGGCGAGGCGACAGCGACGTACCTGGTGCGGATGCTTCGCGACTTCCCCGGCTTGACCGTGACGCGGCTCGCGTCGGGGCTGCCGATGGGCGGTGACCTGGAGTTCGCGGACGAGCTGACGCTGGGACGCGCCCTCTCCGGCCGCCGCGCTCTCTAG
- a CDS encoding response regulator, with the protein MIRVLLADDHAMFRSGMRAVLDTQADFACVGEAADGREAVAQAAALRPDVAVLDVRMPKLDGLAATEAIMSAPGNDTRVLVLTTYDSNEYVYRALRAGASGFLLKSLAPEELVSAMRVAARGDALIDPTVTRRLVSTFATSIEPAAAEPAELERLTSREREVLLLVAGASSNAEIATRLHVGEETVKTHVSRILAKLGLRDRVHAVVYAYRNGLVGGR; encoded by the coding sequence GTGATCCGGGTACTGCTGGCGGACGATCACGCGATGTTCCGGTCCGGGATGCGCGCGGTGCTCGACACCCAGGCGGATTTCGCCTGCGTCGGCGAGGCCGCCGACGGGCGCGAGGCCGTCGCGCAAGCGGCCGCGCTGCGCCCGGACGTCGCCGTACTCGACGTCCGGATGCCCAAATTGGACGGGCTGGCCGCGACCGAGGCGATCATGTCCGCGCCCGGCAACGACACCCGTGTCCTCGTGCTGACGACGTACGACTCCAACGAGTACGTCTACCGCGCGCTGCGGGCGGGCGCGAGCGGGTTCCTGTTGAAGAGCCTCGCCCCCGAAGAACTCGTCTCGGCCATGCGAGTGGCCGCGCGCGGCGACGCGCTGATCGACCCGACGGTGACCCGGCGGCTCGTGTCGACCTTCGCCACCAGCATCGAACCTGCCGCCGCCGAACCGGCGGAACTCGAACGGCTCACCTCACGCGAACGCGAAGTTCTCCTGCTGGTCGCCGGCGCCTCCAGCAACGCGGAGATCGCGACGCGACTGCATGTCGGCGAAGAGACGGTGAAGACCCACGTTTCCCGGATCCTCGCGAAGCTCGGATTGCGGGACAGGGTGCACGCCGTGGTCTACGCCTACCGCAACGGTCTCGTCGGCGGCCGGTGA
- a CDS encoding sensor histidine kinase, which yields MSSSPRVRRPWSLRRRLIAQVAGLLALVCLVVGVVTELALRDFLLGQLDARLHETSERASRPPPPGRPGGERVPEGLRAYGQSTGSLFVNVFPDGRVLAAVLRSSYDAKVAEPFPHDEISKPQIAALLRSGLGNEPRDVDLGSLGEYRLVAKQTSSGGVAITGLPTKDVTDTLWNLGFIFGGVAVGGILLAGALGAVTVRRTMKPLDRLAATATRVAELPLDRGEVALSERVSEVDTDPRTEVGKVGFALNRMLGHISNALSARQASESRVRRFVADASHELRTPLAAIRGYAELTRRSGSEVPPDIAFAMGRVESESTRMTGLVEDLLLLARLDSGRPVVHQPVDLSRLVADAVADAHVAGPGHKWRLEVPPEPITVLGDADQLHQVVINLLGNARTHTPDGTEVTASLSIVDSMATLSIVDSGPGIPAEILPEVFERFARGDDSRSRAAGSTGLGLAIVAAVVAAHGGQVGVTSRPGRTEFRVALRAG from the coding sequence ATGTCCTCAAGCCCGCGGGTTAGGCGGCCTTGGTCCCTGCGGCGGCGGTTGATCGCGCAGGTCGCTGGGCTGCTCGCGCTCGTCTGCCTGGTGGTGGGCGTGGTGACCGAACTGGCGTTGCGGGACTTCCTGCTCGGCCAGCTCGACGCGCGGCTCCACGAGACCAGTGAACGCGCGAGCCGCCCGCCGCCACCGGGCCGTCCCGGCGGGGAAAGGGTTCCCGAGGGCCTGCGCGCCTACGGGCAGAGCACCGGTTCACTGTTCGTGAACGTGTTCCCGGACGGCCGCGTGCTCGCCGCCGTGCTCCGGTCCAGCTACGACGCGAAGGTCGCCGAACCGTTCCCCCACGACGAGATCAGCAAGCCGCAGATCGCCGCCCTGCTGAGGTCGGGGCTGGGCAACGAACCTCGCGACGTGGATCTCGGGTCTCTCGGTGAGTACCGCTTGGTCGCGAAGCAGACGTCCAGTGGCGGGGTCGCGATCACCGGTCTGCCCACCAAGGACGTCACGGACACGTTGTGGAACCTGGGTTTCATCTTCGGCGGGGTGGCCGTCGGCGGTATCCTGCTGGCGGGCGCGCTCGGCGCGGTGACCGTGCGGCGCACCATGAAACCCCTCGACCGGCTGGCCGCCACCGCGACCAGGGTCGCCGAACTCCCGCTGGACCGCGGCGAAGTCGCGTTGTCCGAACGAGTGTCCGAAGTGGACACAGACCCGCGGACCGAAGTCGGCAAGGTCGGCTTCGCGCTCAACCGCATGCTCGGCCACATCTCGAACGCGCTTTCCGCCAGGCAGGCCAGTGAAAGCCGGGTCCGCCGGTTCGTCGCGGACGCCAGCCACGAACTCCGGACCCCGCTCGCGGCCATCCGCGGCTATGCGGAACTCACCCGGCGGTCCGGTTCCGAGGTGCCGCCGGACATCGCGTTCGCGATGGGCAGGGTGGAGTCGGAATCGACGCGGATGACCGGCCTCGTCGAGGATCTGCTGCTGCTCGCCCGGCTCGATTCCGGCCGTCCGGTGGTGCACCAGCCGGTCGATCTCTCCCGACTGGTCGCGGACGCCGTCGCCGACGCGCACGTCGCCGGGCCGGGGCACAAATGGCGGCTGGAGGTCCCGCCGGAGCCGATCACCGTCCTCGGCGACGCGGATCAGCTGCATCAGGTGGTGATCAACCTGCTGGGCAACGCGCGCACGCACACCCCGGACGGCACCGAGGTCACCGCTTCCTTGTCCATAGTGGATTCGATGGCGACACTGTCCATTGTCGACAGTGGGCCGGGAATCCCGGCGGAGATCCTCCCCGAGGTCTTCGAACGTTTCGCCCGCGGTGACGATTCGCGGTCGCGGGCGGCGGGCAGCACCGGACTCGGGCTGGCGATCGTCGCGGCCGTCGTCGCCGCGCACGGCGGGCAGGTCGGGGTCACCAGCCGTCCGGGGCGGACGGAGTTCCGGGTCGCGCTGCGGGCGGGCTGA